GCAATCTCGAACGACGGGAACAGAACCGAGGATGAGGAGGACGAACGTATGAAAATATTATCTCCGCGTGCGACACAAGGCTTAAAGATACTGCATCTTTTGGCTGTATCTGCATGGGTAGGAGGACAGATGTGTCTTATCCTTCTTTCGATCATGCGAGCTTCGATGGCTGATGTTGCCGACCAATATGCGATCGTGTTAGCGATAGAAGCGATCGACGAGATCGTTATCGTCGGCGGTGCGATGGGAACGCTTATCACGGGATTTTTTTACTCATTATTGACCAACTGGGGTTTTTTCCGCCATCGTTGGCTTACTGTCAAATGGATCGTGACTGTCAGTCTTATTCTGTTCGGTATCTTCTTT
The genomic region above belongs to Selenomonadales bacterium and contains:
- a CDS encoding DUF2269 family protein, coding for MKILSPRATQGLKILHLLAVSAWVGGQMCLILLSIMRASMADVADQYAIVLAIEAIDEIVIVGGAMGTLITGFFYSLLTNWGFFRHRWLTVKWIVTVSLILFGIFFLGPWASQMADIAVAERAAAFVNDDFLAAEKNSTIFGNIQFCLAVGMVIISVKKPWKHI